A region of Selenomonadales bacterium 4137-cl DNA encodes the following proteins:
- a CDS encoding HD-GYP domain-containing protein, giving the protein MKRKKPAGRPLIEQVNMEAIEDFCRQIYYCDPSTAMHAEHVADLMAGLASQMGMDSDEINLAYMVGVVHDVGKIKTPENILTKPGRLTPAEFKIMRLHAADGAAMLSGVDGVDPIVGIMRHHHERWDGTGYPDGLAREEIPLFSRMLALCDAFDAMTASRCYRTPVPLGECVREIWRNAGSQFDPVIAAVFIEFIRERFGYSMDGGE; this is encoded by the coding sequence CATCGAAGACTTCTGCCGACAGATATACTACTGCGACCCCAGCACCGCCATGCACGCCGAGCACGTCGCCGACCTCATGGCGGGGCTTGCCAGCCAGATGGGGATGGACTCCGACGAGATCAACCTCGCTTACATGGTCGGCGTCGTGCATGACGTCGGCAAAATAAAGACTCCGGAAAACATCCTCACCAAACCCGGCCGCCTTACGCCCGCGGAATTCAAGATAATGAGGCTCCACGCCGCCGACGGGGCCGCCATGCTGTCCGGGGTCGACGGGGTGGACCCCATCGTCGGCATCATGCGCCACCACCACGAACGCTGGGACGGCACCGGTTATCCCGACGGCCTGGCCCGCGAGGAAATCCCGCTCTTCAGCAGAATGCTGGCCCTCTGCGACGCCTTCGACGCCATGACCGCGTCCCGCTGCTACCGGACGCCGGTCCCCCTCGGCGAATGCGTCCGCGAAATCTGGCGGAACGCCGGCAGCCAGTTCGACCCGGTGATAGCGGCGGTGTTCATCGAGTTTATAAGAGAGAGATTTGGGTACAGTATGGACGGCGGCGAGTAA